The Coffea arabica cultivar ET-39 chromosome 9e, Coffea Arabica ET-39 HiFi, whole genome shotgun sequence genome has a window encoding:
- the LOC113708054 gene encoding endoglucanase 12-like, which translates to MHNHWGGSLEISTTDSATEDEKSRNMEWDRASVSYQHYQHLDETQQSWLLGPPERKKKKYVDLGCVVCSTKALKWTVYGILIAFFVIGLPVMIVKLVPKHKHHPSPPDNYTLALHKALLFFNAQKSGKLPKNNGIPWRGNSGLSDGSKLTDVKGGLVGGYYDAGDNIKFHFPMSFAMTMLSWSAIEYEQKYRAIGEYDHIRDLIKWGTDYLLLTFNSTATRIDKIYSQVGGARLNSTTPDDHYCWERPEDMDYTRDVQMATGAPDLGSEMAAALAAASIVFRDDNLYSRKLVQGATTVFNFARRFGGRVPYSRGNPVIEPFYNSTGFWDDYMWGAAWMYYATGNRSYISFATDSRLSKHVKAALMIPDLSVFSWDNKLPGAMLLLTRMRMFLNPGYPYEEMLGSYHNLTGLTMCSYLQTFHVFNWTKGGMIQLNHGRGQPLQYVANAAFLASVFADYMNATNVPGWYCGSSFMSQDVIREFAASQMDYILGKNPLNMSYVVGYGKKFPKHVHHRGASIPHDNVKTSCTGGWKWRDSRNPNPNTITGAMVGGPDKFDKFQDVRKSYSYTEPTLAGNAGLVAALVSLTSTAGNGVDKNTIFSAVPPLYPATPPPPPPWRP; encoded by the exons atgcataaccACTGGGGAGGATCGTTGGAGATAAGTACGACGGATTCAGCCACAGAAGATGAAAAGAGCAGGAACATGGAATGGGACAGGGCTTCCGTCTCATACCAACACTATCAACACTTGGACGAGACACAACAAAGTTGGCTGTTGGGGCCGccggagaggaagaagaagaagtacgTCGACTTGGGCTGCGTCGTTTGCAGCACAAAAGCCCTGAAATGGACCGTTTATGGAATCTTGATTGCGTTCTTTGTGATTGGTTTGCCGGTCATGATAGTCAAGCTGGTGCCTAAGCATAAACATCATCCTTCCCCTCCTGATAATTACACACTCGCACTCCACAAGGCCCTCCTCTTCTTCAACGCCCAAAAAT CTGGGAAATTGCCCAAGAACAATGGTATACCTTGGAGAGGAAATTCAGGATTGTCTGATGGATCAAAATTGACTGATGTTAAAGGAGGATTGGTGGGAGGATACTATGATGCTGGAGATAACATAAAGTTCCATTTTCCCATGTCATTTGCCATGACCATGTTAAGTTGGAGTGCTATTGAGTATGAACAAAAATATAGAGCAATTGGAGAGTATGATCATATCAGGGACCTTATCAAATGGGGCACTGATTACTTGCTCCTCACCTTCAACTCCACTGCAACTAGAATTGACAAAATCTACAGTCAG GTGGGTGGGGCAAGATTGAATTCCACCACACCAGATGACCATTACTGTTGGGAGAGGCCAGAAGACATGGATTATACTCGAGATGTACAAATGGCAACTGGAGCTCCAGATCTTGGTTCTGAAATGGCAGCAGCATTAGCAGCAGCATCCATAGTTTTTCGCGACGACAATCTTTACTCCAGAAAGCTTGTTCAAGGTGCCACAACAGTGTTTAACTTTGCCAGGAGGTTTGGAGGAAGGGTTCCATATAGTCGAGGCAATCCTGTTATTGAGCCATTCTACAACTCCACCGGATTCTGGGATGATTACATGTGGGGTGCAGCCTGGATGTACTATGCTACAGGGAACCGTAGCTACATCTCATTTGCAACAGACTCGCGCTTGTCTAAGCATGTAAAAGCAGCCTTGATGATTCCAGATTTAAGTGTATTCAGTTGGGACAACAAGTTACCTGGTGCTATGCTGCTCCTGACCAGAATGAGAATGTTCTTGAACCCGGGCTATCCGTACGAGGAAATGCTGGGGAGCTATCACAACTTGACTGGTCTCACCATGTGTTCTTATCTTCAAACGTTCCATGTATTTAACTGGACTAAAG GGGGAATGATTCAGCTAAATCATGGGAGAGGACAGCCTCTGCAATATGTGGCCAACGCCGCCTTCTTGGCATCTGTTTTTGCTGATTATATGAATGCCACTAATGTTCCAGGGTGGTATTGTGGCTCTTCCTTCATGTCTCAGGATGTAATCCGCGAATTTGCTGCTTCTCAG ATGGACTACATTCTCGGCAAAAACCCCCTAAATATGAGCTATGTGGTTGGATATGGCAAGAAGTTCCCCAAACATGTACACCATCGTGGTGCATCAATACCACATGACAATGTAAAAACTTCATGTACCGGCGGATGGAAGTGGCGTGACAGCCGGAATCCAAATCCCAACACCATTACGGGTGCCATGGTTGGAGGGCCGGATAAGTTTGACAAGTTCCAGGATGTGCGTAAGAGCTACAGCTACACAGAGCCCACACTTGCAGGAAATGCAGGCTTAGTTGCTGCATTGGTGTCCCTGACAAGCACTGCTGGGAATGGAGTCGACAAAAACACAATTTTCTCCGCAGTTCCACCACTTTATCCAGCTACCCCACCACCACCCCCACCATGGAGGCCCTAA